The Pecten maximus chromosome 6, xPecMax1.1, whole genome shotgun sequence DNA window TATAGGGTTATTACATAATGCAAGTTTGACTACCAAACAATTTTGGAGACCTTCCAGATACGCCGGTTGTCGCGTTCACATGTCTGGAACATGACAAGAACTTATTTACATAAATCGCTATATAGACATATCCACACCCGTACACgcacatatacatacacaggtaatcGTACCCTGTTGAGCAGATAGCACAGACCGTTTGATCAGCCATTTTCTTATTCATTATAAAGACAGTTGTGCTTAATTTATGATTCCGACCTGGAATGTTTCATTTTGATCCATATCTAAAAGGGAAAACACGACGTAAGTTGAAATGCAGTTTCGATCAGGTAAGCAAAACTTTATATTGCATCAAAATTTGCTCCAAATACATTAATTACCTATGAACAGCTGAGTTTACCGTTAATGAaactgtataaatatgtatatttaatagtGTATTTATATAGTTTATACGTGATGTTTTGTTGACATGCGTTTTTCATAACATACATAACTTCGAACGAGGTCGTAACATAGATATTTAGAAAGTTTCTCATTGTGGGAGGTGTGATTGGGCCGGTACCTTCTATAGTAACCCGACAATAGGTAACCTGCATTATAGAGATGTTCACCTCGGTAATTACAGTAGtgataacattaatataacaagTAGCCTCGCCCTGTAATCACCAAGAGTCGAATTCCGTTTATTGTTCTGTTTGTTTGCTTCAAAATTGGAATAGGTAGCAATGATGGCCGCTGGCAAAAAGAAAGGGAAATCCCCCTCACGTGACTGTATGGAATTTCTATTATCCAAGGTGCACAAAGCGTTTACACGAGCATAAAAAAGTATACGAGAAGATCGTGAACTCGCTGGTTCTTTTCGACCGATCTACTATGTTATCAAAAATTAAACATATAAAGACTGTCACAATTCATAATTTTGAGTCTGTCAGCTAGGCCATTTTCAGCTGTACAAAAGGGTTCGGTTTGGGTAGATGTGTTTGCATCATAATATGATTTGGATGAAACGGTTGTAATATGCATAGAAATATGACTGATAttattaaggattttttttcggTAAGGGTATAGGCATGCCTTTAATTGCTAAAATTCAAGACGTTTACTACGGGGATTAGTTTTAAATACTGTTAGAAAAGCTACATCGCATGTTTTGTGCACAAGCAATATTTTCCAAATGATTAGAATAAAAACCACATATCTGTAATAAATTACATCTGAACAATAGACGCGAAAAAGTcattttttacaatttaatatttAACTTGTAATACTATGTTCAGATCTGTCTACAGGTACCTTACTGCACGTTTACTACATGTTGTAGCAATGGTATAAAATAATACGAGACATTTACTATTTATTGAATTATGTAGCAATGGTATCAATTAAGACGAACTGTTTACTATTTACAGCATGGTTTTACTATTGTACCAATTAAGaagagtttttttgttttttttttgtttaagaaAGATGTCATAGAATACTTTAATATAGAAACAGTTACAGTTCCATTGTAAAACCACCACAGTTTAAATCCACGCGAAAGAGAAAATTGAACCACCATGGGGAAGATGGTTTGGCAATTGTGCGCCTTGTTGTTGACACAACTGtaattttaaaaatagatatatttgtaataatgtACCActtttgaatatgttttaatcacattttataatatgatatatttattcatttttattatttatttattattattattatttatttagttatttttcCAAATGAGTATCTTATATCGTCTAACTTGGACTTGAACACGTATCTATGAATGAAACGGTGTAACCGTGATAGAGTATTCTTTAATCTCACATCGCGTCACTCATTCTTACCATATCCCGTGATAACGCTCGAGATATGTTTTGAATATGTGATAACTTTTcgtttttgataatttttaatcACTCTTTAAATGATTTTTGCATTTACACAAATGTAGCTATATGATGTCACTGTCTTTTGAAAATGACGAAATTGTACGAAAATTTTGTTATATGCAGCAACTGctgtaaatatatgtttgtcGTTCATTGATTTGATCACGTAAAATGagatattaatgatatacaacCTTGAATTTGTCGTTAGTGTTAACAAGTACGCACCAATGATGATACAATAGAGGAGGTCGACTTTAATATTTAATGGTGTGTACCTTTTTCTGTATTATCAATTTGTTAAAGGTCCTAACAGCAAGATTCAAATTTAatagaaacaagaaataatttgtttatttttttaaatgtcctCATTAGGAGTGTCCTACTGGGTTACCTACCATAGCCTGTTGTGTAGGTAGATTTAGAGGTCAGCAAGTTTGATTTACATAATGCAATTCACATCAGGCACTATAACACGAACGAGTGCAGAGACATAACGGGAAATAATTCGCGTTAATTTCGTTTTCTATTTAATGAAGATTACCCTCGGGCACCAGTAGGCGCAATTATCTAGTGCTCTATTAAACTTTCTTGATAACATAATTTACTAATACGTTGTTTTAACTGTTTACACCGAATATAACATATGGAAACATTCTCGCCATCGCCTCGTAAAAATGATATACAACAATAAAGACTCGTATCAAAGCTTCAATTGGCTGATGACCTTAGCGACAAAGTCTCTGTATCCTCCAGTATTTTGACAAGCTGTCGGCCGGAATCATTTGTTCGAATTAGTAGCTTCGTTTAGCTACATTAATATGTGACAAGTAATCGGTTACTTTACAGTAATGTTATTCATTGCGGAAAGCTTGCAATAGTTACAATACATGAAACGGCACTATATCTGATATGTTTTAACGTCACAGAGAGACATTAATTCAGTAATTGATGGTCTTATACCCTGAGGACTGAACCTAGTAACACTGTATCATACTTTTGGATATAATcgaaatttttcaaaaataagtCTTGCTAATATCCGATTTTAATGTTACAGTTGCCCGCAGTAACATTGCTACAATATGGTGAATTTTgataatcatttctttttcCAACTAGTCATCCACAATAAGGATTCATGAAGGATTGAACTCAAATCGATAACATATTGAATTGTGAAATTTTGATGTAACAGATTCTCTTCAattatgacatacatgtacttgttgaAAAGATGTTAATGCGTATCACCTCAATTGTTTCATAAATTTATTATCTAAGCAACTATAAGGCAGATTGTGCTGACAAATCATTACTGCTTTACTGCGTCCTGTCTTCACCAGGTAATTAGGATCGGTTATCATATCACAAGtggtaaatgtttttttcatatcagCTCCGTCAATGCTATGATATTCTTAGTTGGTAATCAGCTTGAATCAATTATTATATTCAAAAAGTGACGTTCACTTGGGGATTCAATGTTGAAATTAATCTTAAAGTTATTTCgcatgaaaagaaaaaaaaagaaaaaaatatgatttactGTGAAAAGATTGTCCTGAATGAACTATTAGAGACGTTTAACTTATCAAAAGTTTTTCCCagcaaaatattttatcagCAAACGCACATCTACACAAGAATAAGGAACGAGTCTTTAAGTCAATGCTCCGCTTAATAACTCATATATGTTATTACAGACTTGTGTCCATCAATATTGTTATTACAGGCCTGTGTCCattaatattgttattacaGGCCTGTGTCCattaatattgttattacaGGCCTGTGTCCattaatattgttattacaGGCCTGTGTCCattaatattgttattacaGGCCTGTGTCCattaatattgttattacaGGCCTGTGTCCattaatattgttattacaGGCCTGTGTCCattaatattgttattacaGGCCTGTGTCCattaatattgttattacaGACCTGTGTCCattaatattgttattacaGGCCTGTGTCCATTACTATTGTTATTACAGACCTGTGTCCattaatattgttattacaGACCTGTGTCCATTAATATTGTTAGCATACAGACAATTAAACTGTCagaagcattttattaatttatttatttaaatgaattgatGAATTAACGAGATCAACCACTTGAAAACGATAAAAATTATAAATCGGCAAATCTAAACTTTGTTTATACCACATAGGTTATAGATTCAAATCCATATTTGGCAAGACCCAATATTCAATTATTATCGCCAAAGACTCCAACGATGGATTGCTTAATTTTTTATTGAAACACTTAAATTTTCATGACCAGTTATATCTGCTCAAAACATAACCATTTATTTGATATTCCctaaaacatattcaaaatgatattcAAAGTCCATGAATTTCATTGAAACGGTTGCACTTTACTTGCATCATATTTAAACATTGGTTAAGTCCGATTCTGTTTTTCGAATCTTCTTTGTTGgatatttgattttgataacATTTCAGATGTGAAGAATGTAGTCGTGACGGCTGTGATAGCATTTATCCTGACCGGATGTCAAGCCCGACCAACCAAACAGAAGGAAGTGTTTTGTGATCCAGAGGATCACCAGTATTATTACTACCAGGTCCACGGTTGTAGGGAATGTGACCGATGTTGGTCGGGGCAGGAACCAGATCTAAAGGTATAATGATCAGCAGTCTTTAAGTTTACAGCAGATCTATTAGTTATCAAGTCCTAGTTGATTATAATAGAACACGTTTTGAAGATTTTTAATGATAACTATAAATTTTCTTGCCTTGCAAAATGAATAATTACGGACAATGAGGAAGCAGTAGACGTGTATCTTACCGGAACACATAGTCTTATTTTTCTTGTTCTTTTTAATCTAATTATTAATTCATTTACCTAAtatgcattttgttttttatttttccttctTTGATAATGTCAGTATTTTCTGCTGTTTTCAtatgatattttgaatatatcGACATGTTAGATAGCAACCTTTGTATTAAATGTTTACTCCTGCAGGGAGCGGATATAGGTATGGGTCTCCACGGTGCAACTAAATGTCCCAGATGTCGAGAATGTAGTTACGGCGCCTACAATCCTGACGGAGATAAATACTGGAACTGTCTAACCTGTACCGTGTGTGCTGACCTGGGTATGCATGAAGTACAGCCCTGTACACCGACACAAAACACTAAATGTAACAAGACGGCTCACAGTGTCAATGACAGGTATTTCATCGCTGATTTGTTATTGatacataataacaatattgttttacttttcAACACAATTTGAAGTATATTCTACATTATATGCTAATCTTATCTGCttttacataaaaaattaaTTCGACCAACTTTATAAAATCTGGACAAACTTAAGTCAAACAATCCTTAAAATCACAATCCATCTAATTAAAACTTTGTGCTAAGCTCAGAATTTTTGATTGAATTGTAGCATAGCAATGTTTGCTGCGGTTATAATTCAAAAGTTAAAATCACAAACTACGGGTATCAGAAACACAAGACGGTATTAAAATAACATCGTAATTTTACTGTATTATAATTTGGATCAAAACAATACTGTGAAACATTTGTGTATGACCTTGTATCTGTATTTTACCAGGTTAGTATCGACGTCATCAGATTTCAACGCAAGCACACAAGGGGGACGAAATAATGAAGGTAAATTTACTCTACCGAGCATATTTAGTTTCTTATGTCTTTGCTTTTGGAGAATCTTTCTAAAGTTCAATTCTTGTCCTCAAAATAATATCACTACGACCCAGTATTTTATGTAGAGAATATGACTGAAGTAAACCACGCAAAAGCAagaagataaataaaaaaacatagtAATGATTGAAGAAAAGTAAATAACTCATCATATCATCGGTCTCAATAATTGTTTACAAGATCTTTATCAATAATTAAACGTGAATATGATAAAATGCACCGTTTGCGTTTGAAACCATGTTAATTCCTTTTATAAATCTAAATGTGTTCGTAAGATCTTTTGGCTATATTTGAAACGTTTATTCTAGGTAGAAAGTTCATGGTAGAACAAACTATCTTCAAATAAAAAGGATAATAAAGTGTATTAACTTCCTCCGTAGGCCACAAGTCGTACAGCCAGTCAGTGGTCGATCTGTTAACGGCATTGGTGGTTACAGGGGTTGTTGCCTTGATTGTATACATCTTACATAACAGGAAAAGCAAAACTCTGCGGAGTTACAAAGGTACGACATACCGTATGTGAAATAGTTCGTATTCCAAATGTTTACACTCATACGATCCTTATCGATGATAAATGTAGGGTGGGTAttcatttaatgttttgctTACTAAGTGTAAAGGTTAATACAACCTAAAATGAtgtgaaaacaaacaaaacattggGACTCTTTTTGTCACATAATTTGTAAACTTACATTTTGGTAGGATTCAATGTCAAAatgtgaaagaaaaaaataaacagagGCAGCCATTTAGTCTTGCTATATTCAATTCATAACGCAACGCCTTTGTCCGTATCATGACCTCACAACTGACTATCTCAGCCATTAAAAACGATCCAGGTATACTTCACTAGtgacatatacaataatataacatgggCGAAGTGAATGAATAATAAGCCGATTATgtgataatatttcattttgacacaattctatttcaaaatatcaatagTAAGTGCATAGCATGCACTTTCCAAATACATCTactatgtatatgtaacatagtACAGATTACAGTATAAAACACCAACTAAATATTATCTTATTATCTTCAATTATTCAGAGAAACAAACAATCCCTAATAACGAAGAAACGATTCCATTACAACCTGATGAGAAACAGAGAACTGGTAGCTGTGACAAGGAACCGACGGAGGAGGAGGACGACGAGGAAATGGAATCTTACATAGCTGACGAAATACGTAACGACGAGATAgtacaagtaccaatggtgCGAAAAAGACAACAACACCAATCTTGCGGGGCCTATCAAAGCATCGGTACTGGATTAGAAAAGCAAAAGGGTTTGGATGGAAAGACATTATCTGGGCGAAAGAATCCTGTATTTTATCGACAGCTGTCTCATCCAATCACGAGCGGAGAGGTCGGAACCACAGAGCGACAATTAGACAACAGTAAGGTTAACATTAACAAAACAATTCACTGACTACATTCCTCAGTTCTATCAAACATAAATGTAGCTATTATGATTTGAACACTTTACTATATAATAACATTCATCCGTTCTAGTACCGATCTTTTAGAGGTATAAATTTGACTTTCGAGAGATAAATTTTcgtgtattataattaattttcactTCTCGGGCAAAGTTGAATTTAACGCCGTCACTtcaatttaacataaaaataatgtgactttttttcattttgacgATTCAGAACGTCCAACTCCAAGTTGCGAACGTTTTCTAGCGAGACTTCTCGCCGTAAACGAAAGGTACAAAGAATTTGCAAGGCACATGGGAATTGAAAACTACGAAGTAAAACTCATAGAAGAAGAACACAAACAACGCAACTTCGACGCCGAGTATTTATCCTATAAATATACGTCTGCAGTACTTCAGCGTCAGCCTAAACTCAGTTACCACGACATCTATGAAGCCCTTGCTCATCTTGGACTACAAGAGGAACTTGCGACTCTGAAGAAAAAACGTCGAAGCAATCGTTTATAGATAAGGTTGG harbors:
- the LOC117329051 gene encoding uncharacterized protein LOC117329051, with protein sequence MQFRSDVKNVVVTAVIAFILTGCQARPTKQKEVFCDPEDHQYYYYQVHGCRECDRCWSGQEPDLKGADIGMGLHGATKCPRCRECSYGAYNPDGDKYWNCLTCTVCADLGMHEVQPCTPTQNTKCNKTAHSVNDRLVSTSSDFNASTQGGRNNEGHKSYSQSVVDLLTALVVTGVVALIVYILHNRKSKTLRSYKEKQTIPNNEETIPLQPDEKQRTGSCDKEPTEEEDDEEMESYIADEIRNDEIVQVPMVRKRQQHQSCGAYQSIGTGLEKQKGLDGKTLSGRKNPVFYRQLSHPITSGEVGTTERQLDNKRPTPSCERFLARLLAVNERYKEFARHMGIENYEVKLIEEEHKQRNFDAEYLSYKYTSAVLQRQPKLSYHDIYEALAHLGLQEELATLKKKRRSNRL